Within Bacillus sp. E(2018), the genomic segment CATTAAAAGAGAGTCAGGACGTTGTAGATCAATACATATCACAGTTTAAAGAAGGCTATTTCAGTCCTTTAGCTATGCTCGCACGATTAACAGAAGAATTAGGGGAACTTGCTCGTGAAGTGAACCATCATTATGGAGAAAAACCGAAGAAATCAACAGAGGACAAAAAGACGGTTGAAGAAGAACTTGGAGATATGTTCTTTGTGTTGATCTGTCTGGCAAATTCCCTCGATATAGATCTGGATGATGCGTTAAAAACAGTAATGAATAAGTTTGAAACACGAGACAAAGACAGATGGACGAAAAAAGAAGGAGAGACAACACATGAATAATATTCGTATCATACTTGCAGGACCTCGAGGAAAGATGGGTCAAGAAGCGTTGAAGATGATCGAGGAAACGCCACATTTTGAACTAGTGGCAGCAGTCGATTCAAAAAATGACGGACTTCAAGTTAAGGATCTATCAGGAGCACCACAGTCTTTGGAAGCACCTGTATATGATGATATGGAAAACTGCATCGCTTCTATTGAAGCAGATGTTGTTGTCGATCTAACGCGTCCGGATATTGGCAAAAAACACCTTGAACT encodes:
- a CDS encoding nucleotide pyrophosphohydrolase is translated as MANRTLKESQDVVDQYISQFKEGYFSPLAMLARLTEELGELAREVNHHYGEKPKKSTEDKKTVEEELGDMFFVLICLANSLDIDLDDALKTVMNKFETRDKDRWTKKEGETTHE